The Nocardioides panzhihuensis genome has a segment encoding these proteins:
- the pgeF gene encoding peptidoglycan editing factor PgeF — protein sequence MYSFRASVGLVDLAFTDRYGGVSRAPYAELNLAVNGSDSPEAKAENHRLLLADFADGGPFADLYQVHGDVVVDAECGTRPEADGIVTTERDLVLLVRTADCVPVLLADETAGVIGAAHAGRKGMAVGVVPATIARMRALGATRIKAWVGPHVCGKCYEVPAEMQEEIAAAEPAARATTSWGTPSLDVGAGVLAQLAREGVETVDASRCTRESEDLYSYRRDGAGMSLGALIRLRGA from the coding sequence GTGTATTCCTTCCGAGCCTCAGTAGGCCTCGTCGACCTGGCGTTCACCGACAGGTACGGCGGGGTCAGCCGTGCTCCGTACGCCGAGCTCAACCTGGCGGTCAACGGCTCGGACTCGCCGGAGGCGAAGGCCGAGAACCACCGCCTGCTGCTGGCCGACTTCGCCGACGGGGGCCCCTTCGCCGACCTCTACCAGGTCCACGGTGACGTGGTCGTCGACGCTGAGTGCGGCACCCGCCCGGAGGCGGACGGGATCGTCACCACCGAGCGTGACCTGGTGCTGCTGGTCCGGACCGCCGACTGCGTACCCGTGCTGCTCGCGGACGAGACGGCCGGTGTGATCGGCGCGGCCCATGCCGGGCGCAAGGGGATGGCGGTCGGGGTCGTGCCCGCGACCATCGCCCGGATGCGCGCGCTCGGCGCGACCCGGATCAAGGCCTGGGTGGGACCGCACGTGTGCGGCAAGTGCTACGAGGTGCCTGCCGAGATGCAGGAGGAGATCGCCGCGGCCGAGCCGGCCGCGCGCGCGACCACGAGCTGGGGCACCCCCAGTCTCGACGTGGGCGCCGGAGTGCTCGCCCAGCTCGCCCGCGAGGGCGTCGAGACGGTCGACGCCAGCCGCTGCACCCGCGAGTCCGAGGACCTCTACTCCTACCGCCGCGACGGCGCCGGCATGTCGCTGGGCGCCCTGATCCGGTTGCGTGGTGCCTGA
- a CDS encoding YggS family pyridoxal phosphate-dependent enzyme, with translation MTTGRTEEIAAGLAETRERIATAASAAGRLAEDVHLIVVTKFFPASDVRILAGLGVTDVGENRHQEAAAKAAECADLGLRWHYIGGLQSNKAAAVAGYADVVESVDRSSLLPRLSRGAGERGQIIDVLLQVSLDPPGRAGRAGAEPGDVRDLAAEVVATDGLRLRGLMAVAPLGEEPEPAFVRLARIREDFLVEHPEATVLSAGMSGDLEQAITHGATHVRVGSAVLGERPTVK, from the coding sequence ATGACGACCGGTCGCACCGAGGAGATCGCCGCCGGGCTCGCAGAGACCCGCGAGCGGATCGCTACGGCTGCCTCGGCCGCCGGACGCCTCGCCGAGGACGTCCACCTGATCGTGGTCACCAAGTTCTTCCCGGCCTCCGACGTACGCATCCTGGCCGGTCTCGGAGTCACCGACGTAGGTGAGAATCGTCACCAGGAAGCCGCGGCCAAGGCGGCCGAGTGCGCCGATCTCGGCCTGCGCTGGCACTACATCGGTGGGCTCCAGTCCAACAAGGCGGCGGCCGTGGCCGGCTACGCCGACGTGGTCGAGTCCGTCGACCGCTCCTCGCTGCTGCCTCGGCTCAGCCGCGGCGCAGGCGAGCGCGGTCAGATCATCGACGTGCTCCTTCAGGTGTCCCTCGACCCGCCCGGGCGTGCGGGGCGCGCCGGGGCAGAGCCCGGTGACGTACGCGATCTCGCCGCCGAGGTCGTGGCGACCGACGGTCTCCGGCTCCGGGGTCTGATGGCGGTCGCTCCTCTCGGTGAGGAACCGGAGCCGGCCTTCGTCAGGCTGGCGCGGATCCGGGAGGACTTTCTGGTCGAGCATCCCGAGGCGACGGTGCTGTCGGCGGGGATGAGCGGAGACCTGGAGCAGGCGATTACCCATGGCGCGACACACGTACGTGTCGGGTCCGCGGTCCTCGGAGAGAGGCCAACTGTCAAGTAA
- a CDS encoding cell division protein SepF — MSGAMRRFGEYLGLLEDTGYDDDVYEGDDDETRSHQAVKAPVRSKQSRPAPVADLSERRRATVVPAVAELSKIITLTPTSYNEARQIGENYRDGTPVIMNLTEMNDPDAKRLVDFAAGLIFATYGNIERVTNKVFLISPANVSVTAEAKQRIVEGGFFNQS, encoded by the coding sequence ATGAGCGGCGCGATGCGCAGGTTCGGTGAATACCTCGGCCTGCTCGAGGACACCGGGTACGACGACGATGTCTACGAGGGTGACGACGACGAGACCCGCTCCCACCAGGCCGTCAAGGCGCCGGTGCGGTCGAAGCAGTCTCGCCCGGCTCCGGTGGCTGACCTTTCCGAGCGGCGACGAGCAACGGTGGTGCCTGCAGTGGCAGAGCTTTCCAAGATCATCACGCTGACCCCGACGTCCTACAACGAAGCGCGTCAGATCGGCGAGAACTATCGCGACGGCACGCCGGTGATCATGAACCTCACCGAGATGAACGATCCCGACGCGAAACGGCTCGTCGACTTTGCGGCCGGCCTGATCTTTGCTACCTATGGGAACATCGAGAGGGTCACCAACAAGGTGTTTCTCATCTCGCCTGCGAACGTCTCGGTCACGGCTGAGGCCAAGCAGAGGATCGTCGAGGGCGGCTTCTTCAACCAGAGCTGA
- a CDS encoding DivIVA domain-containing protein has protein sequence MGEVMPLTPEDVSNKRFTPVRLREGYDMGEVDQFLDEVEAELARLTRENDDLRGKLASAQSGGGPSFPMAPEPPAPEPMPAPEPVSHQMPMYQEAPQTGGIETIRVETVPEASNAAARLLELATRNHDALIDTAKNDADKIVGEARTKAERLEGESKAKADRMEADARTRAQMLDSETAERRQQLFGELEREKDNLTTEVDTLRNFEREYRSRLKSYFTQQLDALNNSAESQAPVMAAAVNESGPAPKRLRSILGEDEG, from the coding sequence ATGGGTGAGGTCATGCCGCTGACGCCAGAGGACGTGAGCAACAAGCGCTTTACTCCCGTCCGGCTCCGCGAGGGCTACGACATGGGCGAGGTGGACCAGTTCCTCGACGAGGTCGAGGCCGAACTGGCACGTCTCACCCGGGAGAACGACGACCTTCGCGGGAAGTTGGCATCTGCGCAGTCGGGTGGGGGTCCGTCCTTCCCGATGGCTCCCGAGCCGCCTGCTCCGGAGCCCATGCCGGCTCCTGAGCCGGTCTCGCACCAGATGCCGATGTATCAGGAGGCACCGCAGACCGGCGGGATCGAGACGATCCGGGTCGAGACCGTGCCGGAGGCGTCCAACGCCGCCGCGCGCCTGCTCGAGCTGGCCACGCGCAACCACGACGCGCTCATCGACACCGCGAAGAACGACGCCGACAAGATCGTCGGCGAGGCCCGCACGAAGGCCGAGCGTCTCGAGGGCGAGTCGAAGGCTAAGGCCGACCGCATGGAGGCCGACGCGCGCACCCGTGCGCAGATGCTCGACAGCGAGACGGCCGAGCGTCGCCAGCAGCTCTTCGGCGAGCTGGAGCGGGAGAAGGACAACCTGACCACCGAGGTCGACACGCTGCGCAACTTCGAGCGTGAGTACCGTTCGCGTCTCAAGAGCTACTTCACGCAGCAGCTCGACGCGCTCAACAACTCGGCTGAGTCACAGGCGCCCGTCATGGCGGCCGCCGTCAACGAGTCGGGCCCGGCGCCCAAGCGTCTGCGCTCCATCCTGGGGGAGGACGAAGGCTGA
- a CDS encoding TraR/DksA C4-type zinc finger protein translates to MPKKATKTVVSPDQLKVKDGDDPWTKDELNEVIDELHEMKAHSHEVLVALETELSGLMKDSGDGAGQDQADMGATSFERDHELTVVNSEKDKLAQIERVLGHLEDGTYGICESCGEPIGKMRLMAFPRATLCMTCKQREERR, encoded by the coding sequence GTGCCTAAGAAAGCAACCAAGACCGTCGTCTCTCCTGACCAGCTGAAGGTCAAGGACGGCGACGACCCGTGGACCAAGGATGAGCTCAACGAGGTCATCGACGAGCTTCATGAGATGAAGGCTCACAGCCACGAGGTGCTCGTCGCCCTCGAGACCGAGCTCTCCGGTCTGATGAAGGACTCCGGCGACGGTGCCGGCCAGGACCAGGCCGACATGGGAGCGACGAGCTTCGAGCGTGACCACGAGCTGACAGTGGTCAACAGCGAGAAGGACAAGCTGGCCCAGATCGAGCGTGTCCTGGGACACCTCGAGGACGGGACGTACGGCATCTGTGAGTCCTGCGGGGAGCCGATCGGCAAGATGCGGCTCATGGCGTTCCCGCGTGCCACACTGTGCATGACATGCAAGCAGCGCGAGGAGCGTCGCTGA
- the lspA gene encoding signal peptidase II: protein MQAARGASLSDAHTGPESDVRPVRWTEFAAVAVPLLVIDQLTKLWAVATLVPGQPQELVGSVLQLNIIRNPGAAFSAGTGYTWIFTTLSIVATIGVLWFARRVRHRGWAFALGILIAGISGNLIDRLAREPGFYLGHVVDFLQLPNWPIFNVADMCINVAAVMIVILSFKGIGLDGSIDGASDDAETSSGTSSEGEAK from the coding sequence ATGCAAGCAGCGCGAGGAGCGTCGCTGAGCGACGCGCATACCGGTCCTGAGTCCGACGTGCGTCCTGTTCGATGGACGGAGTTCGCGGCCGTCGCAGTGCCTCTGCTGGTCATCGACCAGCTCACGAAGCTCTGGGCGGTCGCGACACTCGTTCCCGGGCAGCCGCAGGAGCTGGTCGGCTCGGTGCTGCAGCTCAACATCATCCGCAACCCGGGAGCGGCCTTCTCGGCGGGGACCGGCTACACCTGGATCTTCACCACGCTCTCGATCGTGGCCACGATCGGTGTGCTCTGGTTCGCCCGTCGGGTGCGTCACCGCGGCTGGGCCTTCGCGCTCGGCATCCTGATCGCCGGCATCAGCGGCAACCTGATCGACCGGCTGGCGCGTGAGCCCGGGTTCTACCTCGGGCACGTGGTGGACTTCCTGCAGCTGCCCAACTGGCCGATCTTCAACGTCGCCGACATGTGCATCAACGTCGCCGCGGTGATGATCGTGATCCTCTCGTTCAAGGGGATCGGGCTCGACGGGTCGATCGACGGCGCCTCCGACGACGCCGAGACCAGCTCGGGGACCAGCTCCGAGGGCGAGGCGAAGTGA
- a CDS encoding RluA family pseudouridine synthase — MARLFGLSRTRAAELIAEGLVTVDGSPVAKSDRVGAGSVLDATIPSLADPLEIKPEIVEGIKIIYDDDAFVVIDKPVGVAVHPSPGWQGKTVVGHLVAAGFRISTSGAKEREGIVQRLDVGTSGVMVIAKSEHAYSVLKNAFRNRTVDKTYHALVQGHPDPLEGTIDAPIGRNPKFDYKFAVRADGRHSVTHYETLEAHRFASLLKIHLETGRTHQIRVHMSALKHPCVGDLTYGADPALARRVGVERQWLHAMRLGFEHPETGENVAFESTYPDDLQHALDVIRDSD; from the coding sequence ATGGCGCGGCTGTTCGGCCTCTCCCGCACCCGAGCGGCGGAGCTGATCGCCGAGGGGCTGGTGACCGTGGACGGTTCTCCGGTGGCCAAGAGCGACCGGGTCGGCGCCGGGTCGGTGCTCGACGCCACGATCCCGTCGTTGGCCGACCCCTTGGAGATCAAGCCCGAGATCGTCGAGGGCATCAAGATCATCTACGACGACGATGCCTTCGTGGTGATCGACAAGCCCGTCGGGGTGGCCGTGCACCCTTCGCCGGGCTGGCAGGGCAAGACGGTCGTCGGTCACCTCGTGGCCGCCGGCTTCCGGATCTCCACGTCGGGTGCCAAAGAGCGTGAGGGCATCGTCCAGCGTCTCGACGTCGGCACCTCGGGCGTGATGGTGATCGCCAAGTCCGAGCATGCCTACTCCGTCCTCAAGAACGCGTTCCGCAACCGGACGGTCGACAAGACCTACCACGCGCTGGTCCAGGGCCACCCCGATCCGCTCGAGGGGACGATCGACGCACCGATCGGCCGCAACCCGAAGTTCGACTACAAGTTCGCGGTGCGGGCCGACGGACGCCACTCGGTGACCCACTACGAGACGCTGGAGGCGCATCGGTTCGCCTCCCTGCTGAAGATCCACCTCGAGACCGGGCGCACCCACCAGATCCGCGTCCACATGTCGGCGCTGAAGCACCCGTGCGTCGGCGATCTCACCTACGGCGCCGACCCCGCTCTCGCCCGGCGGGTGGGGGTCGAGCGGCAGTGGCTGCACGCGATGCGGCTCGGCTTCGAGCACCCGGAGACCGGTGAGAACGTCGCCTTCGAGTCGACCTACCCCGACGATCTCCAGCACGCGCTCGATGTCATCCGCGACTCCGACTGA
- a CDS encoding GNAT family N-acetyltransferase produces MLRPAEQEDIAEIVSTYIEARAAAPMPAPIYPESDIREWLAVKVLAPQKGAQVWVAEVAGVVSAFVAFTPTWLDDLFVHPGAQGTGLGAMLLDLVKSLAPDGFGLWVFEMNTPARAFYARHGLREVERTDGSANQEKTPDVRMAWP; encoded by the coding sequence GTGCTCCGCCCTGCGGAGCAGGAGGACATCGCCGAGATCGTCAGCACCTACATCGAGGCCCGCGCCGCCGCGCCGATGCCGGCTCCGATCTACCCGGAGTCGGACATCCGGGAGTGGCTGGCGGTCAAGGTCCTGGCGCCCCAGAAGGGTGCGCAGGTCTGGGTCGCGGAGGTCGCCGGCGTGGTCTCGGCATTCGTCGCCTTCACCCCGACCTGGCTCGACGACCTCTTCGTGCATCCGGGCGCGCAGGGCACTGGTCTGGGCGCGATGCTGCTCGATCTGGTGAAGTCGCTGGCCCCCGACGGCTTCGGCCTGTGGGTCTTCGAGATGAACACGCCCGCGCGAGCCTTCTATGCCCGCCACGGCCTGCGCGAGGTCGAGCGCACCGACGGCTCCGCCAACCAGGAGAAGACCCCCGACGTACGGATGGCCTGGCCCTGA
- the mmuM gene encoding homocysteine S-methyltransferase translates to MVTILDGGLSNALEARGHDVSGALWTARLLDESPEEIAAVHRAYFSAGADVATTASYQASVPGFVEAGMTQTYATELLRRSVRVAREVAEEAPGRLVAASIGPYGAYLADGSEYRGRYGVTAATLRDFHAPRLALLETEDPDLIAVETIPDTEEAEVLVDLLDDIGLPVWFSYSCAGTRTRAGQPLADALALAAGIRSVVAVGVNCCDPADVPAAVQLAAATGKPAVVYPNSGETYRARSSGELARPLAPSEGVTARSAETYDDGAWSGDPHFRPGEALSWVRSGAGYVGGCCRVGPAEIALIAAEMSHLQAEASGTSAE, encoded by the coding sequence GTGGTGACGATCCTCGACGGCGGCCTGTCCAACGCGCTCGAAGCACGCGGTCATGACGTGTCCGGTGCCCTGTGGACGGCCCGGCTGCTGGATGAGTCGCCCGAGGAGATCGCGGCGGTCCACCGCGCCTACTTCTCCGCCGGCGCCGACGTCGCCACGACCGCCAGCTACCAGGCGAGCGTGCCCGGATTCGTGGAGGCCGGGATGACCCAGACGTACGCCACCGAGCTGCTGCGCCGCAGCGTCCGCGTCGCGCGCGAGGTGGCCGAGGAGGCTCCCGGGCGCCTGGTCGCCGCCTCGATCGGACCCTACGGCGCCTACCTCGCCGACGGCTCGGAGTACCGCGGCCGCTACGGGGTCACCGCGGCCACGCTGCGCGACTTCCACGCGCCCCGGCTGGCGCTGCTCGAGACCGAGGACCCGGACCTGATCGCGGTCGAGACCATCCCCGACACCGAGGAGGCCGAGGTGCTCGTCGACCTTCTCGACGACATCGGGCTCCCGGTCTGGTTCTCCTACTCCTGCGCCGGCACCCGCACCCGCGCCGGCCAGCCCCTGGCCGACGCCCTGGCGCTGGCTGCCGGCATCCGCTCGGTGGTCGCCGTCGGCGTCAACTGCTGCGACCCGGCCGATGTCCCCGCCGCCGTCCAGCTCGCCGCCGCCACCGGCAAGCCCGCCGTCGTCTACCCCAACTCCGGTGAGACGTACCGAGCGAGGTCGAGCGGCGAGCTTGCTCGTCCGCTCGCGCCGAGCGAGGGAGTGACCGCGCGCAGCGCGGAGACGTATGACGACGGCGCCTGGTCCGGGGATCCCCACTTCCGTCCCGGCGAGGCCCTCTCCTGGGTGCGCTCCGGGGCCGGGTACGTCGGCGGCTGCTGCCGCGTCGGCCCCGCCGAGATCGCCCTCATCGCTGCCGAGATGTCACATCTGCAGGCCGAGGCGTCAGGTACGTCGGCCGAGTAG
- the dnaE gene encoding DNA polymerase III subunit alpha, protein MAAGSKDSFVHLHVHTEYSMLDGASLLDGLFKRTSELEMPAIAMTDHGNMHGAYDFWKKAKAHDVKPIIGIEAYITPNTPRSERKRVRWGKGDRAQEGGDDVSGGGAYTHMTMWAESTEGMHNLFRLSSRSSLEGYYFKPRMDKEILAEHSKGIIVSTGCPSGAIQTRLRLGQWDEALKEAGELQDIFGKDNVFLELMDHGISIEKRVRDDLLKLGKTMGIRPVATNDSHYNNPEDAGAHEALLCVQSGSRMTEPPYSKGGKRFAFEGSGYYIKTAAEMRELWGRQDLIEACDNTLLIAERCDVEFTESTGGYMALADIPEGETEESWLRKETWRGIELRYPGGKTTQEVRDRVEFEIDVILQKGYPGYFLVVADFIQWSKDNGIRIGPGRGSGAGSIVAYALRITDLDPLEHGLFFERFLNPERPSMPDFDIDFDDHRRGETIKYVMDKYGAEKVAQIATFGRIKAKQAIKDAARILDHGFAIGDRITKALPPDVMGKGVPLKELFNPDHKRYGEGGDFRALHDTDPDVKKIYETAIGLEGQIRQTGIHAAGVIMASEPIIDIVPLMEPKQDGQVVTQFEYPTCEALGLVKMDFLGLSNLHTLEDALDNIRANRDIDLVLEEVPFDDTATYELMQRGDTLGVFQLDGGGMRALLRSMLPDRFADITAVSALYRPGPMGADSHNKYAHRKNGREPIVPIHPELEKPLAEVLGETYGLIVYQEQVMSIAQVLAGFSLGQADNLRRAMGKKKKAELDKQYAGFQAGMLERGYSQKAIDTIWEILLPFSDYAFNKSHSAAYGVVTYWTAYLKANYPTEYMAALLTSVKNDKDKMAIYLNECRRMKIAVLPPDVNESSHDFTAVGSDIRFGLTAVRNVGAQVVDGIVEARTSKGRFADFNDYLSKVPERACNKRVIESMIKAGAFDDMKHRRRALVAIHETAVDQYIDIKRNEAIGQDSLFGGLDEDGGDGFGVSVAIPDMDEWDKMTLLGHEREMLGLYVSDHPLMGLEHVLANGTDCTIGQLMTDESRPHNSTVTVSGLVTNVNRRITKKGDAWATVTLEDLEGSVEVLLFPSSYQLAAPHLVEDSIIRVKGQLSRDKDQPELRGQEVTVPDLTGGPGAAGGPVVISLPSTRCTPQVIASLRDVLTTYPGVAEVRLRLMTRDATRVMKLDDRLRVAPTPELFADLKHLLGPGCLTI, encoded by the coding sequence ATGGCGGCCGGCTCCAAGGACTCTTTCGTCCACCTGCACGTCCACACCGAATACTCGATGCTGGATGGTGCCTCGCTCCTCGACGGTCTCTTCAAGCGGACCAGCGAGCTGGAGATGCCGGCGATCGCGATGACCGACCACGGCAACATGCACGGGGCCTACGACTTCTGGAAGAAGGCGAAGGCTCACGACGTCAAGCCGATCATCGGCATCGAGGCCTACATCACCCCCAACACCCCGCGCTCGGAGCGCAAGCGGGTGCGGTGGGGCAAGGGTGACCGGGCCCAGGAGGGCGGCGACGACGTCTCCGGCGGTGGTGCCTACACCCACATGACGATGTGGGCCGAGAGCACCGAGGGGATGCACAACCTCTTCCGGCTCTCCTCGCGCTCCAGCCTGGAGGGCTACTACTTCAAGCCGCGGATGGACAAGGAGATCCTCGCCGAGCACTCCAAGGGGATCATCGTCTCCACCGGCTGTCCCTCCGGCGCCATCCAGACCCGGCTGCGGCTGGGGCAGTGGGACGAGGCGCTCAAGGAAGCCGGTGAGCTGCAGGACATCTTCGGCAAGGACAACGTCTTCCTGGAGCTGATGGACCACGGCATCTCCATCGAGAAGCGCGTCCGTGACGACCTGCTCAAGCTCGGCAAGACCATGGGCATCCGTCCGGTCGCCACCAACGACTCCCACTACAACAACCCCGAGGACGCCGGCGCCCACGAGGCGCTGCTGTGCGTCCAGTCGGGCAGCCGGATGACCGAGCCGCCCTACTCCAAGGGCGGCAAGCGGTTCGCCTTCGAGGGCAGCGGCTACTACATCAAGACAGCCGCCGAGATGCGTGAGCTGTGGGGCCGGCAGGACCTGATCGAGGCCTGCGACAACACGCTGCTGATCGCCGAGCGCTGCGACGTCGAGTTCACCGAGTCGACCGGTGGCTACATGGCGCTCGCCGACATCCCCGAGGGCGAGACCGAGGAGTCGTGGCTGCGCAAGGAGACCTGGCGCGGCATCGAGCTGCGCTACCCGGGTGGGAAGACGACCCAGGAGGTCCGAGACCGCGTCGAGTTCGAGATCGACGTGATCCTGCAGAAGGGCTATCCGGGCTACTTCCTGGTGGTCGCCGACTTCATCCAGTGGTCGAAGGACAACGGGATCCGGATCGGTCCGGGGCGTGGCTCGGGTGCGGGCTCGATCGTGGCCTACGCGCTGCGGATCACCGACCTCGACCCGCTCGAGCACGGACTCTTCTTCGAGCGGTTCCTCAACCCCGAGCGTCCCTCGATGCCCGACTTCGACATCGACTTCGACGACCACCGCCGTGGCGAGACGATCAAGTACGTCATGGACAAGTACGGCGCGGAGAAGGTCGCCCAGATCGCCACCTTCGGGCGGATCAAGGCCAAGCAGGCGATCAAGGACGCCGCCCGCATCCTCGACCACGGCTTCGCGATCGGCGACCGGATCACCAAGGCGCTGCCGCCCGACGTGATGGGCAAGGGGGTGCCGCTCAAGGAGCTGTTCAACCCCGACCACAAGCGCTACGGCGAGGGCGGCGACTTCCGCGCTCTGCACGACACCGACCCGGACGTGAAGAAGATCTACGAGACCGCGATCGGTCTCGAGGGTCAGATCCGGCAGACCGGCATCCACGCCGCGGGCGTGATCATGGCCTCCGAGCCGATCATCGACATCGTCCCGCTGATGGAGCCGAAGCAGGACGGCCAGGTCGTCACCCAGTTCGAGTATCCGACCTGTGAGGCGCTCGGCCTGGTCAAGATGGACTTCCTGGGTCTCTCCAACCTCCACACCCTCGAGGACGCGCTGGACAACATCCGCGCCAACCGCGACATCGACCTGGTGCTCGAGGAGGTCCCCTTCGACGACACGGCGACCTACGAGCTGATGCAGCGCGGCGACACGCTCGGCGTCTTCCAGCTCGATGGTGGCGGCATGCGCGCGCTGCTGCGCTCGATGCTCCCGGACCGGTTCGCCGACATCACCGCGGTCTCCGCGCTCTACCGTCCGGGCCCGATGGGTGCCGACTCCCACAACAAGTACGCCCACCGCAAGAACGGCCGTGAGCCGATCGTGCCGATCCACCCCGAGCTCGAGAAGCCGCTCGCGGAGGTGCTGGGGGAGACGTACGGCCTGATCGTCTATCAGGAGCAGGTGATGTCGATCGCCCAGGTCCTGGCGGGGTTCTCGCTCGGACAGGCCGACAACCTGCGCCGCGCGATGGGCAAGAAGAAGAAGGCCGAGCTCGACAAGCAGTACGCCGGGTTCCAGGCCGGCATGCTCGAGCGCGGGTACTCCCAGAAGGCGATCGACACGATCTGGGAGATCCTGCTGCCGTTCTCCGACTACGCCTTCAACAAGTCGCACTCGGCGGCCTACGGCGTGGTCACCTACTGGACCGCCTACCTGAAGGCCAACTACCCGACGGAGTACATGGCCGCGCTCTTGACCTCGGTCAAGAACGACAAGGACAAGATGGCGATCTACCTCAACGAGTGTCGCCGGATGAAGATCGCGGTGCTGCCGCCCGACGTCAACGAGTCCTCCCACGACTTCACCGCGGTCGGCAGCGACATCCGCTTCGGCCTGACCGCGGTCCGAAACGTCGGCGCCCAGGTCGTCGACGGGATCGTCGAGGCGCGCACCTCGAAGGGCCGCTTCGCCGACTTCAACGACTATCTCTCCAAGGTGCCCGAGCGAGCCTGCAACAAGCGCGTGATCGAGTCGATGATCAAGGCCGGTGCCTTCGACGACATGAAGCACCGCCGCCGCGCGCTGGTCGCGATCCACGAGACCGCGGTGGACCAGTACATCGACATTAAGCGCAACGAGGCGATCGGCCAGGACTCGCTCTTCGGCGGCCTCGACGAGGACGGCGGCGACGGCTTCGGCGTCTCGGTCGCCATCCCCGACATGGACGAGTGGGACAAGATGACCCTGCTCGGCCACGAGCGGGAGATGCTCGGCCTCTATGTCTCCGACCACCCGCTGATGGGTCTCGAGCACGTCCTCGCCAACGGCACCGACTGCACCATCGGCCAGCTGATGACCGACGAGTCCCGGCCGCACAACTCCACCGTCACGGTCTCCGGGCTGGTCACCAACGTCAACCGGCGGATCACCAAGAAGGGTGACGCCTGGGCGACGGTGACCTTGGAGGACCTGGAGGGTTCGGTGGAGGTGCTGCTCTTCCCCTCGTCCTACCAGCTGGCCGCGCCGCACCTGGTCGAGGACTCGATCATCCGGGTCAAGGGCCAGCTCTCCCGTGACAAGGACCAGCCCGAGCTGCGCGGCCAGGAGGTCACCGTCCCGGACCTGACCGGCGGTCCGGGAGCCGCGGGCGGGCCGGTGGTTATCTCGCTGCCGTCGACGCGGTGCACGCCGCAGGTGATCGCATCGCTGCGTGACGTACTGACCACCTATCCCGGAGTAGCCGAGGTCAGGCTACGGTTGATGACACGGGACGCGACCCGGGTCATGAAGCTCGATGACCGGCTGAGGGTGGCACCGACTCCCGAGCTGTTCGCCGACCTCAAACACCTCCTCGGACCAGGATGCCTGACAATCTGA
- the ybaK gene encoding Cys-tRNA(Pro) deacylase yields MAKKQTGKQAGKGSGGTPATVALTRAGIDYTLHPYEHDPRAESYGLEAAEALGVEPKRVFKTLMASVDGKLAVGIVPVTGQLDLKALARALGGTKAHMAEVAAAERATGYVAGGISPVGQKRSHPTVLDESATAYETVYVSGGRRGLDLELAPADLVEITDATTAPIAR; encoded by the coding sequence ATGGCGAAGAAGCAGACCGGGAAACAGGCCGGAAAGGGATCCGGCGGGACTCCGGCGACCGTCGCCCTCACCCGGGCCGGCATCGACTACACGCTCCACCCCTACGAGCACGACCCGCGTGCCGAGTCCTACGGCCTGGAGGCCGCCGAGGCCCTCGGCGTCGAGCCGAAGCGGGTCTTCAAGACCCTGATGGCCTCGGTCGACGGCAAGCTCGCGGTCGGCATCGTCCCGGTCACCGGCCAGCTGGACCTCAAGGCGCTCGCTCGCGCCCTCGGAGGCACGAAGGCACACATGGCCGAGGTCGCCGCCGCCGAACGAGCCACCGGGTACGTCGCGGGCGGCATCTCCCCCGTCGGCCAGAAGCGCTCCCACCCCACCGTCCTCGACGAGTCGGCGACGGCGTACGAGACCGTCTACGTCTCCGGCGGCCGCCGGGGTCTCGACCTCGAGCTCGCCCCGGCGGACCTGGTCGAGATCACGGACGCCACCACCGCACCGATCGCCAGGTAG